From the Acidobacteriaceae bacterium genome, the window GTCGCGCGGCGGCAAGGGCGTCATCAACATGAAGGCCAACTCCAAGGTCGGCAAAGTCGTCAGCATCCAGCTCGTCGACGACACCACCGAGATGATGGTCATCAGCCAGTTCGGCAAAATCATCCGCATCGACACCAAGAGCGTCCGCGCCGCCGGCCGCTCCACCTCCGGCGTCCGCCTCTTGAATCTCGAAGCCGACGACAAAGTCGCCAGCGCCACCGTCATCCCACCCGAGGACCCCAAAACCAACGGCGAAAACGGCACGCTCGTGCAGTAACCGCCGCTTCAAAGAGCGCAGCCTCAGGGCTGCGCTCTTTTTGTTGTCATTCCCGAAGGGAATCTGCGTCTCGCACTTCGGATCACAACCAAACCTGAAGGGGCACGGCTTCAGCCGTGCCATAAGACACCCCATAAACACCAAAGGCTCGGGCTTCAGCCCGAGCCTTCTCGCTCCCCACAACATCTTTACCGCGCCGTCATCCTGAGCCGTAGGCGAAGGACCTCCGTATTTCGCCTGGACCACTATGCCGCTCGTCGACGACACCACCGAGATGATGGTCATCAGCCAGTTCGGCAAAATCATCCGCATCGACACCAGGAGCGTCCGCGCCGCCGACCTCTCCACCTCCGGCGTCCGCCTCCTCAACCTCGAAGCCGACGACGAGGTCGCCACCGCCACCGTCATCCCACCCGAGGACCCCAAAACCAACAGCGAAAACGGCACGCTTGTGCAGTAGCCGAACTCCGCTCGAGCCGTGCCAAGAACCAAATGTGGAAATTAGGCTGCCTGGGGCCCTTAGAATGAAAGGTTCCAAGGGGGCGATATCAAAGCACCAGCGACAGAAGTCGAAACCCTCGAAGCGAAACTGGGTTGTGACTGGCCCAACATCCGTGCCGCTAGGGCCAACTCCCTCAAGAGACTGGAAGAGCTCGAGTCTGTAATCAAACCTTTCGAGAGTTCAGATCAGAGCGTGGTTGTATTCGGGTCGCTGGCACGAAGGGAATTGACCCCAGACAGCGACCTTGACTGGAGTCTGCTTCTCGACGGATCTTCGTCCCCCGAAGACCTAGAGACTGCTCACGACATAAGGGCAGCGCTGGAGGGGCTCGAGTTTAAAGCCCCAGGACAAGAGCAAACATTCGCCACTCTCGTCTCTAGCCACGATCTGATCAATTACATCGGCGGCCAAGATGACACCAACGCGAACACAACGCGCCGCATCCTCCTCCTCTTAGAATCGACACCGATTTGTAGAGATGACGCTTATAACAGAGTCGTAAATAACCTATTCAAGAGATATCTGAGCGAAGACTACGGACTATGGCATGGGTCCAAAGACTACAAGGTACCTCGATTCTTCCTGAACGATATCGCTCGCTACTGGCGCATGATGGCGGTAGATTTTGCTTACAAGCAACGAGCGAGAAATAACAAAGGATTTGCTCTACGGAACATCAAACTTCGCTTCTCACGAAAGCTGATTTTTCTAGTCGGCTTGATGACCTGCTTCGAGTGCCATCTAGCCTTTTCAGAGGAGCAAAGGAACGAAATCTACGGTCACGACAAGGAGGTCGTAGCACCAGTAATCGAAAAGATTCGCGAATGTGTCGCGATCCCGCCGTTGGACTTACTGGCAAGAGTACTCTTGCGGTACCCGGAACACCAGATGTCAGCCAAGACTATTTTTGGTGCTTACGAGGAGTTCATTGGACTACTCGCCTGCGAGACGAAACGTCAGCGCCTCGAAAGGCTAAAACCTAAAGAGCTCGACAATGATGAAGTCTTCCGATACGGGCGAGATATCAGCCATAGCTTTCAAAACGGTATAAGAGATATATTTCTCAAACCGGACAATGTGCTTGGGAAACTAACGATCGAATATGGGGTGTTCTGATGAAACACATAGGTTTTTCTTCGGGAGCATTAGCATTAGGCAATTTCGATGCGGCTCTCGAGATCCTGCGTGATTTCGAAGTAGATTCGGTCGAACTCTCCGCCCTCAGGGCTCGAGAGGTAGAGGTTCTGATATCCGCACTGCCTCGCCTGGATCTGAGGCGGTACAGTTACGTTTCGTTTCACGCTCCGAGCGCGTTCGTAGAAAGCGAAGAAGATCTGCTGGCTCAGTACCTCTACTCACGTGTGCCGGACTCTTGGCCGATAGTTCTGCATCCCGATGCAATCTATGACTTCTCTATTTGGAGACGCTTCGGAAAGCGCCTCGCTATAGAAAACATGGACCGACGGAAACCGATTGGCCGCACTGTCGCTGAGCTTGCGAAAATCTTCGATCTACTTCCTGATGCAAGATTCTGTTTCGATATCGGTCATGCAAGACAATGCGACGCTTCAATGACAGAGGCGTATTTCATGTTGAAAACATTCGGATCGAGAATAGTTCAAGTGCATGTCAGCGAGGTGAACAGTGCTAGCCAACATGAACGAGTCTCGTACGCGGCCAAGTTGGCCTTTCAAGAGGTCGTACCGTTGCTACCGCCGCAAGCTCCTTTAATTTTGGAAAGCCGAGCAAAGCCGAACGAGATTGCGGAGGAACTGAGGACAGTAAAAGAGTTATTCGAATCAGCCGATCTTGTCGCTGCGGTGGCATAGCCGCTGGTTGCCCGCTCTGCCGAAGGCCGGAGTGAAGCGAAGCGAAACGACTGAACTGCCTTCCTTGAACAGCCCCTAACTGCCGGAAGAACCCACGATCCTTCAGTTCGCCACCGGCGGCAAGGCTGTGTCGTCGCTGACATAGGCGTGCAGAGACGTCCCCTGCTTAATGTCGATATTCTTTCCATGCTTGATGAGCCCAATCGGCCCGAAGAGCACGGTGAGAACCACCGTACTCGTCGTCCCCGACTGTCCCTCTTTTCCCTTCGTCCCACGCAGGTGAACCTTCGTGTCTCCCACCTTCAAATAGTTCAGACGAATATCCAGCTGCCCGGGCTTGCCCATCATGCCCGAGTGCTCCGCATGCGCAACTTCGCCGACGGCCTTGCTTCCTTCCTTTGCTACAACGACGCCGTTCACCTTCAGGTCGTCAGAAAGCGTGAACATCACCGGATCACCCTCGGCAGCCGTCTTCGAACTGATGTCCTGGGCAAACTGAAGCGGCACGTCATCCCCGTCACGGAGCATGTAACGCCCATTCGCATCGGGTCCATTCAAAGCCACCGCAGCCACTACGGGTATAGCCGCGACG encodes:
- a CDS encoding nucleotidyltransferase domain-containing protein; this encodes MKPFESSDQSVVVFGSLARRELTPDSDLDWSLLLDGSSSPEDLETAHDIRAALEGLEFKAPGQEQTFATLVSSHDLINYIGGQDDTNANTTRRILLLLESTPICRDDAYNRVVNNLFKRYLSEDYGLWHGSKDYKVPRFFLNDIARYWRMMAVDFAYKQRARNNKGFALRNIKLRFSRKLIFLVGLMTCFECHLAFSEEQRNEIYGHDKEVVAPVIEKIRECVAIPPLDLLARVLLRYPEHQMSAKTIFGAYEEFIGLLACETKRQRLERLKPKELDNDEVFRYGRDISHSFQNGIRDIFLKPDNVLGKLTIEYGVF
- a CDS encoding DNA gyrase C-terminal beta-propeller domain-containing protein produces the protein MPLVDDTTEMMVISQFGKIIRIDTRSVRAADLSTSGVRLLNLEADDEVATATVIPPEDPKTNSENGTLVQ
- a CDS encoding DNA gyrase C-terminal beta-propeller domain-containing protein; the encoded protein is SRGGKGVINMKANSKVGKVVSIQLVDDTTEMMVISQFGKIIRIDTKSVRAAGRSTSGVRLLNLEADDKVASATVIPPEDPKTNGENGTLVQ
- a CDS encoding TIM barrel protein, which gives rise to MKHIGFSSGALALGNFDAALEILRDFEVDSVELSALRAREVEVLISALPRLDLRRYSYVSFHAPSAFVESEEDLLAQYLYSRVPDSWPIVLHPDAIYDFSIWRRFGKRLAIENMDRRKPIGRTVAELAKIFDLLPDARFCFDIGHARQCDASMTEAYFMLKTFGSRIVQVHVSEVNSASQHERVSYAAKLAFQEVVPLLPPQAPLILESRAKPNEIAEELRTVKELFESADLVAAVA